Proteins from one Flavobacterium branchiarum genomic window:
- a CDS encoding WxcM-like domain-containing protein: MIPKIIQGGNFSDHRGTISYVNDFSFAAIERFYIISNSDGNPIRAWQGHKLDAKNFYCISGSFKIHFVKIDNWENPSKHLLIETVTVSVSDSKIVHIPAGYANAIQALEKNSKLISFSTLPLANVSEDDVRYASDYWIINE, from the coding sequence ATGATTCCAAAAATAATTCAAGGAGGAAATTTCTCAGACCATCGTGGGACTATTTCGTATGTAAATGATTTTAGTTTTGCAGCTATTGAAAGGTTTTATATTATTAGTAATTCAGATGGTAATCCTATTCGTGCTTGGCAAGGACATAAATTAGATGCTAAAAATTTTTATTGTATAAGCGGAAGCTTCAAAATTCATTTCGTAAAAATTGATAATTGGGAGAATCCTTCTAAACATTTATTAATTGAAACTGTTACTGTTTCTGTTTCCGATAGCAAAATTGTTCATATTCCTGCAGGATATGCTAATGCAATTCAGGCATTGGAGAAAAACTCTAAATTAATTTCATTTTCGACTTTGCCATTAGCAAATGTTAGTGAAGATGATGTCCGTTATGCTTCTGATTATTGGATAATCAATGAATAA